In a single window of the Calditrichota bacterium genome:
- a CDS encoding ATP phosphoribosyltransferase, giving the protein MTLALAKGRLLQTAIRRLRAAGVALSEPHNRALVANDASNQFQAIFIKDQDVPLYVEYGIADVGICGKDNIWEKGGDVYELLDLKFGTCNMVVAGKQPLQEYQTLPFLKVATKYPNIATDFFYRKGVPVELIKLSGSVELGAVLGLSDVIVDIVKTGRTLKENNLHVLETIAPISARLIVNRASFALKRQAIETLCRRLKT; this is encoded by the coding sequence ATGACCCTTGCGCTGGCCAAAGGGCGACTTTTGCAAACGGCCATTCGGCGCCTTCGGGCTGCCGGGGTTGCCCTTTCCGAACCCCACAATCGCGCACTGGTCGCCAACGACGCGTCCAACCAATTCCAGGCAATTTTCATTAAGGACCAGGACGTGCCGCTTTACGTCGAATATGGCATTGCGGATGTGGGCATTTGCGGGAAAGATAATATCTGGGAAAAAGGAGGCGATGTGTACGAGCTTCTGGACCTGAAGTTTGGCACCTGCAATATGGTGGTTGCCGGAAAACAACCGCTTCAAGAATACCAGACCTTGCCGTTCTTAAAGGTCGCTACCAAATATCCCAACATCGCCACCGATTTTTTCTATCGAAAGGGCGTTCCCGTGGAGTTGATTAAACTTTCCGGTTCGGTGGAACTGGGAGCTGTTCTGGGCCTGTCGGATGTGATTGTGGACATCGTCAAAACCGGACGTACCCTCAAGGAAAACAATCTGCACGTACTGGAAACGATTGCCCCTATTTCCGCGCGCCTCATTGTCAACCGGGCCAGCTTTGCCCTGAAACGCCAGGCCATTGAAACCCTTTGCCGGAGACTGAAAACATGA